GAATGTCTGGGTTGCCAAACAGGGCCTGCGCCAGGAGCACGCGTATCTTTTCATTACCCCCCAAGTCTCTCATGAGCGTGTAATGCATATCCGGCTGAATGCCCAGGCCGCTCAACAATTCGCCAGCCTCGTACTCTGCGTTCCAGCCTTCCATGTCGGCAAAGTCAGCTTCCAGCTCAGAAGCCCTCAAGCCGTCTTCCTCAGTGAAGTCTTCTTTGGCGTAGATGGCGTCCTTCTCGTTCATGATCTCATACAGGCGCTTGTGGCCCATGATCACGGTCTGTAACACCGGAAAATCATCATACTCATAGTGGTTCTGCTTTAGAACCGCCAAACGCATTTTAGAAGGAATGTCTACCGTGCCGGTATTTGGGTCAATCTCGCCCGAAAGGATTTTCAGGAAAGTGGACTTGCCAGCACCGTTGGCGCCAATGAGACCGTAGCAGTTGCCAGGGGTGAACTTGATGGTGACGTCTTCAAAAAGGGTGCGCTTGCCGTATCTAAGACTTACGTTTGAGGTACTGATCATGCTGTGTTTGTATACTTATATAGGATATGGATGGCAAAATTACCAAAAGAAACCGGAAAGACCGGCATTGGCCATTCTTTTAAACAGAAAGGTCTTTTTTACAGACAATCAATTCTTTAAATCAGTTCAGGAAGGATAGGAGTAGCTGGTTAAAGGAAAAGGAGCTTAAAAAATTGGCAAGAAGCACAACAAGCCCCTCAATATTTAGTATATAATTAATCATATCTAAGAACCAGGTTGGAGAGACAGCCTGCGCTTCAAGAAACTAACAACCAACCCAAAATAAAACTAGAACATGGAACAACGTCGTACAACGGTGCAAAAAACCGGAACATATTATGGCTTCCTCACGGGCATTGCTGCCATCTTGTATATAATCCTGGTCAAATTGATTGGCATGATTGAAAATGTGGGCCTACATTTTGTGGTAGGGATTATCTTGGTAATAGGCGTGACCCTTGCCATCAAGCACCATAAAGTAACCAAGCACGGCCACATCAATTACCTGGAGGGGATTGGCGTAGGGTTTGTGGTAGGCCTGGTGGCCGCCATCATTTATACCTTATTCCATGTGCTGTCTAATTATTTGTTTGATAGGGCCTTTTCCTATCCATATATGGCAGACAATACCTACGGCCCGCAAGAATCCATTTGGATTGTAGCTTTTATCTGGCTGGTGCTGGGCGTAGTGATTGGAGCATTTGTAGGCTACATTGCCATGCAATTCTTCAAGAGACCAGACCACAAACTTTCAGATTCCTAAGAGTCAAGGACAAACATGAAAAAGCCCGCTCCCAACAGAGCGGGCTTTTTCATGTCTATTCTAATTAGAGTATCATCTGAAATTGCATAAAAGTATTTTGATAGCCTTTTAAAAGGCAAAATCTGGCAGGGTGGCAACCGTGTAAAGTGATAAAGAAGAGGCAGAGGAACACGGGGAAAGACTTGGTAGTGTCTTGTAAAGTCCTTAATGTTAGGGGGTAAGTTTAAGGGAGTGCAATCATAACCTTGGGTAAGTATAATTGTACTAACCTTTCTGTAACTTAAATTTGAAAATAAGTGCAATTATAAAATTGTAAAATTCCTATAACTTTGAAAATGAAGGGGCGTTTAAGTAGATATAGAAAGACTACAATCTTTGGTCTTATCATACTCTAATCCTATAGCGTCAATCATCATGAAAAAGTTCTTACTGTCTGCCATGTTTGTAGGAGCGGTGCTTACTGCTCAAGCCCAAACAAATTTAACAGGAACCGCCGCCACTACCAGAGCCGTACTCTCCATGAGTGCCACCGAAATGGCCCGCCAGATGTATAATGACCTGAAATTGAACGAAGGCCAGTACATAAAGGTGAAAGCACTTAACCAAACCAGAATTGACCGTTACTCAGAGGTTGAGCGCATGTACTCCAACGACCCTCAGATGCGGGACTCTAAAATAAGAGAGATAGATTCTCAGTTAGACGAAGAGTTTGCTGAAATTTTGACTCCCAAACAGTTTACGGCCTACTTAGAGATGGGCGGAAAGCCTACCAGCACCAGCACGCTGCCCGCTGAGTCTTCTACTCCCTCTACCACCACTATGGATTCGTCTGCTGGTTCAACCATAAGCACTTCTTCTTCTACAAGCGCCAACATGGGGACTACTGCCACTGATAGCACCAACAGAAACGGCAATGTGACCAAGTACAAAAAAGGGGACATGGAGCAAAAGGTGAAGAAGGATGAAATGAAAATGAAGGAGGGTGACCACAAGGTGAAGTCTGAGGCCGGGAAATTCAAAGTGGAAGACGGCGACAACAAAACTAAAATTGAGTCAGACAAAATGAAAATGGAGTCTGCTCACGGCGAAATGAAAATCAAAGAGGGCGAGGAGAAACTTAAAACCGACTCTGTCCGCTACAAATCTGACGGCAAGGAAACAAAAATAATCACTCCCGCCGGCAAAACTAAAATTGAACCCAACAAGGTGAAAACCAAAACGGCTACCACCAAAAAGAAAGTGAAAAACTAGAATTTGACGCTTGCCTAGAAAGCCGCCCTATGAATGGGGCGGCCTTCTTTTTGGGCGTGACTTTTATTGTTAGTAAGAATCATGCAGCATGACTTCGCGCACTTTGCCTAAAGCATCAAAGCGCACCGTCAGGGCTTTTTGCTCCTGGGTTTCTGTGGCGGGTTTGCCACACTTAGGACCTGGAGTAATATAATAGATGTAAATCTTCTGGCTGCGCTCAAGCAGTTCCTCCGCGTCTGGCCTGCCAAACAACCCCCTGATCACATATTCCTTGCGTGTAAGCAGTTTTAACCTAAACGTTTCAATCTGTGCAGCCATGGCAATTCTATCTCCCTTGCACCCGCTCAAGTCATTTTTCCAGGTCTTGGCATCAAAATTAAACTCTTTGGCGCTAGAGGAGCAGCCCCATGTGCCAAGGGTAATCACTAAGGCCAGAAGCAATGGATAAGCCTTTGAGAAAGAGTTAAATACGCGCATGGTTTTCAAAAAAGTGTGAAATAAATGAACTGCACCTTATCTAATAGAGAAGGCTAGGAAGTGACAAAGAAAATAGATTTATATTTGTCTTAACGGAACAAAAGTAGAAAGCGTATTCGTTATAAGGTCGAAATTTGGAAAGAATTTAGGTATGAATAGAATAATTCTTGCACTTGCGTCCCTGTCAATTTTGTCTTTCGTTTCTCCTGCCACCAGTGATCCTTCTAACTATAGAAGAATCCCGGCCAGCACTTTGGTTACAGAAAATACATCTCTGTCAACCACCAAGAAAGACGCCTCATTTGATAATTTTTTAGAAGAACTTTATGATGACGCTGACTTGAAGCAGGCTAAGCTTAGCTACGATGTTTTCAAGAGAGCCGCCATTGGGTACTATAACCTAAAAAACCAGGGGAAGCTGAACAAGAACAAAGAATTGTTGACCGTCATTGATTTTGCGAAACCCAGCAGCGAAAAGCGTCTCTGGATCATTGACCTAAACAAAAAGAAAGTGTTGTACCACAGCCTGGTGGCTCACGGCCGCGGCTCTGGCAATGAGAAGGCTCTGCAATTCTCCAACGTAGAAAACTCGCACATGAGCAGCCTGGGTTTCTATGTGACCAAAAACACGTATGTAGGCAAACACGGACTTTCTTTGAAAATGGAAGGTCTTGACAAGAACCACAACACCAATGCCTACCAGCGTTCTATTGTAGTGCATGGCGCAGACTATGTAAGCGAGTCTTTTGTGAAGCAGCACGGCAGACTGGGCAGAAGCCATGGTTGCCCGGCCCTTCCCGCCGACATCAACGCCGAGGTGGTACAATTGATTAAGGACGGCACTTGCCTGTACATAGATGCCGCGCACGCCAAATTCCAGTCTGCGTATTTGAACCCAGACAAGGCCATCAAAAACTTTGAAGCTGAGATTATCAAAAGACAGGCAGAAATCCTGGCTAGATAATCTGACCAAAAAAATAACGGTGCAATAAAAAGCGGCCGGTTCTGCAAAGAACCGGCCGCTTTTTATTAGCTGACTAAAAGCGTTTATGCGTGGTCTCGGGTGGCTTTCACCAGGCTGATGCCCGTGAAGAAGAATATCAGGCCCACCACAAACGGAACTGCCGCAGAGAATTTATTGACAGACACATCGCCCACAGATCCTCCGCCCGCTAAGAAGGCGTAAGCACCCCATATAACGCCCACAATCCCTAGGATTGTTAAGATGGCGCCGAAAGTTCTTTTCAGGTTCATAGTTTCTTTGTTTAGTGAATAGAAGCCATCTTGCAGCTTCTTTGGCTTCTTACGTATGTGCAATAAAAATGATATAGAAAGTGCGCTATATGGCAGAAATATTTTAAAAAGCCAGGCTGCGGTAAATACGTAACTAAGCAAGTTAAAAGACGTTCATGGAAGAAGTTTGGAGATGCGAGGCTCTTTTCTTTTCCCAGAAAAGAGTTTTACTACCTGCATCTGCGATTAAATCATTGAACTTGAAAAATTAATAAAAGGAAAGTACTTCCCCGTTGTAAACAGGCATTTGGAAGGCAAGTTTATATGGTTGGTTTTCCTGATGTAACAGAGAATCCTAGACTTTCAAAAGCAGGACGCCACATGAGATGTAGAATCCAAGAGGGATTTTCACGGTGACCTCCGGCAGGGCTTCATCCAACACCAAACAAAAACCGTTTTTGGGCTATTTTCTAGGAAACAGGCCAAAAACGACGCTTTTACGTGCATCTGACCAATAATTATGAAAAAAATTCTTTTTGTCATCAATCCCATATCTGGTGATATAGATAAACAAGAGCTGGAAGAAAACATTCAGGCTTTCTGCCGGAGGCATGAGATTACAGGACAATTTTTCAAGACCTCTGGGGAGCAGGATGAAGAAAAGCTTCGGCAGGAGATAAAGTCTTTTCAACCGGAAACTGTGGCGGCTGTGGGCGGTGACGGCACCGTGAGCCTGGTGGCCAAGGAAATCATCAACACAGACGTAGCGCTGGCTATCCTTCCACAGGGTTCTGGCAACGGCCTTTCTAAAGACCTTGACATACCGCAGACCTTTGATGAAGCCTTGCAGGTATTGATAGAAAACCGCGTAAAAGCCATTGACACTCTGGACGTAAACGGCCAAGTGTCCATTCACATCTGCGACATGGGCTTTAATGCCTTGGTGGTAAAACGATTCTGCGAAGGAGACACCCGAGGCCCCGGCGCGTACGCCAGAATTGCCATGCAGGAGTTCATTGGGTACACTGCCAAAAACTACACCATCACCTCGCGGGGCAAGACGTTGTTTGAGGGCGAGGCTTTCATGGTTACCGTTACCAATGCCAAAGCCTTTGGGAGCAACGCTGCCATCAATCCCAACGGCATCATCAATGACGGGTGCTTTGAAATCTGCGTCATGGAACCGTTCCCAAAAATGTCTAGCATAGGCATTTTATACCGGCTCTATACAGACAGCATAGATGAGTCTGTGTACACCCAGCGGTTCAGCTGCAGCGAGGCCACCATTCTCAACCAGGAAGACGACCAGATTCAGATAGATGGGGAACCGCTAGAGAGCGAAAAGCAGGTGCACATAAAAGTGCAGCCGCAAACGCTTAAAGTACTGCTGCCGCCTCTCCCAGATGCGGCCGCGGAGTAGGCTGATAAATACGCTTGTGGTACATGAGCACGGGGGCTTCGCCTTCAGCGCCAGGCTCCAGAACGCGTAGCCAAACTTCTCCATTCTGGTATTGGTCCAGCACCATAAACCCTTTGTTCTCATGGTTAAAAAAAGCGCGCCCGCCCTTGGCCACGAAATTGGTTTTACTGCCAGATCCACTCACCGCAAAGTGGCTTCCCTTCACTTGAAAGTACTGAAGATTGTGATCATGGCCGGCCACGTAAAATAGACCCGGGTATTGGTGCAGCACCTTTAAGATTTTCTTCCTGAACCGCCTGAACGGAGGGTAGGACATATCTTCTGCGGCACCCACGTATTTGCGATACAATTGGTACAACGTACCAAAAACCGGCAAGGGAATCATGGCTCGTTTGTGTACAAAGGTTAACGGAAACAACCGCTGCTTAACAGTAAACTTGCCACCATGCAGGGCGTTGGTATACAACGGGTGATGCCCCGCAATCACTACCATTCGGTGCCGGTTGGCTGCCAGAATCTCCTCTAATTTTACAAAGAAATTACTGGGCACTTCTAAGTCGCATCCATATTTTTCTCCCAGAGGCCTGAACCCGCGCTGCACCCACCATTGTGAATTTATGACCACCAACAACAACTGTTCATTGATCTCGCGGGTGACTGGCCCCAGGCAGCCGTTTTTAGGTAGGTAGGCTTCCTGGTCTTGCAGGAACATAGTAATGAATTCCTGCTGGCGCTGCATGTAACTGTGGCCGTCTTTTCGGCCTTTGTTCCAGTCATGGTTTCCGCCCAGGTAAATGGCGCGCGTTTTATACTTCGCCAGCAGTTCTAACTGATGTGTGAGTTTCTGAACAGCTGTGCCATGGTGCCGGTGTCCTTGCGGAGGCAAGCCTACGGGATAGATGTTGTCACCCAGAAAGACGGCGGTGCTGTCAATAGAGCAGACTTCTTGCAGCCAATGGTCCAGCGTTTTAAGTACTGGGTCTTGGTCTGGTGCCCCGGCATTGCCAATGTCACCTACCAAGGCGATGGAATGGATTCTCTCAGAAAGGGGCGGGGCTGCTTGTGTGCGCCAGCCAATCTCTGACATAGCGTAGAATGGTTTCTTTCTGTACTTGCGCTCTTTGTAGTAAGACCATAGCAGCCATGTTAAAAAAGCGATCAGCAGAAA
The nucleotide sequence above comes from Nibribacter ruber. Encoded proteins:
- a CDS encoding DUF4199 domain-containing protein, with protein sequence MEQRRTTVQKTGTYYGFLTGIAAILYIILVKLIGMIENVGLHFVVGIILVIGVTLAIKHHKVTKHGHINYLEGIGVGFVVGLVAAIIYTLFHVLSNYLFDRAFSYPYMADNTYGPQESIWIVAFIWLVLGVVIGAFVGYIAMQFFKRPDHKLSDS
- a CDS encoding murein L,D-transpeptidase catalytic domain family protein, coding for MNRIILALASLSILSFVSPATSDPSNYRRIPASTLVTENTSLSTTKKDASFDNFLEELYDDADLKQAKLSYDVFKRAAIGYYNLKNQGKLNKNKELLTVIDFAKPSSEKRLWIIDLNKKKVLYHSLVAHGRGSGNEKALQFSNVENSHMSSLGFYVTKNTYVGKHGLSLKMEGLDKNHNTNAYQRSIVVHGADYVSESFVKQHGRLGRSHGCPALPADINAEVVQLIKDGTCLYIDAAHAKFQSAYLNPDKAIKNFEAEIIKRQAEILAR
- a CDS encoding diacylglycerol/lipid kinase family protein; translated protein: MKKILFVINPISGDIDKQELEENIQAFCRRHEITGQFFKTSGEQDEEKLRQEIKSFQPETVAAVGGDGTVSLVAKEIINTDVALAILPQGSGNGLSKDLDIPQTFDEALQVLIENRVKAIDTLDVNGQVSIHICDMGFNALVVKRFCEGDTRGPGAYARIAMQEFIGYTAKNYTITSRGKTLFEGEAFMVTVTNAKAFGSNAAINPNGIINDGCFEICVMEPFPKMSSIGILYRLYTDSIDESVYTQRFSCSEATILNQEDDQIQIDGEPLESEKQVHIKVQPQTLKVLLPPLPDAAAE
- a CDS encoding metallophosphoesterase, with protein sequence MLFQLVLFLLIAFLTWLLWSYYKERKYRKKPFYAMSEIGWRTQAAPPLSERIHSIALVGDIGNAGAPDQDPVLKTLDHWLQEVCSIDSTAVFLGDNIYPVGLPPQGHRHHGTAVQKLTHQLELLAKYKTRAIYLGGNHDWNKGRKDGHSYMQRQQEFITMFLQDQEAYLPKNGCLGPVTREINEQLLLVVINSQWWVQRGFRPLGEKYGCDLEVPSNFFVKLEEILAANRHRMVVIAGHHPLYTNALHGGKFTVKQRLFPLTFVHKRAMIPLPVFGTLYQLYRKYVGAAEDMSYPPFRRFRKKILKVLHQYPGLFYVAGHDHNLQYFQVKGSHFAVSGSGSKTNFVAKGGRAFFNHENKGFMVLDQYQNGEVWLRVLEPGAEGEAPVLMYHKRIYQPTPRPHLGEAAAVL